The window GAGCTGCTGGGCGAGGGCGCGCTTGGTTGCCATCGCCGTACATTCTTTCCGCGCATCCAAAAGGATTTGCGTATATCCGACAGTTATCGGAGGGGTACGCGGAGAGAGCGGCCTACCAGGTCCCGTGGAAGGTGTCGAACGCCAGGTCCTCGAGGTCCTCCTCGCCGATGGCGATGCGGTACTCTTGGGGCGTGAGCATCGGCTTCTTGAACTGCGGGCCGTCGTCCGTCGTGATGCGCGGACAGCCCGTGTTGACGTAGGCGTCCATCCCGAAGTTGGTCAGGCGGTCGGGCGTGACCTCGTCCATGGTGATGAGGTAGGCGTTCTCGTTGTTCTCGACGATCTCCTGTGCCTGGTCCCAGCGGCCCTGGCCGATCTTCGTGCAGAAGATGACGCCCCACGTCTCGGCGTCCATCGCCTTGTGGACCGAGGCGTAGCGCTGCTTGATGAACTTCTCCGTGTCGGCCACGTGGACGGCGTTGTTGACGGGGTCCGCGATGATCACCTTCTTCTCGGGGTGCTCCATCGCCAGCCCGAGCGGGTGGAACTTGCCGCCGCCGACGTACAGCACCTGATCGGCGTCGACGTCGGCGCTGGCGTAGTTGCAGCCCAGCACCTGGCCCTCGTGGGTGAGCCGGTCGTCGCCCTTGCGCGTGTGGACGGTGTAGCCGCGCTCCTCCAGCCACGCCTTCATCTCGTCGAACTTGTTCATGTGCTGGGCCGTCGTGACGAGGCCGACGTCTTCCTGCTCCTCGGGCGGCGCCAGTTCGTCCTCGCGGGCCTGCTCCATGATCGGGAAGACATCGACGTTGGAGAACAGCGGCACGTAGATGATCTTCTCGGACTCCTTCATCGGGGAGTGGCCGAAGTGGACGAACACGTCCGTCCGGCGCATCAGGTAGGTGTCGAGGTCGCAGGCCCCGTAGCAGGGCTGGCCCGATATCATCACCTGCACGCCGTCTGGCAGCTCCTCCCGGAGGTCGTCGGCGACGGCCGGGCCGCGCCGCTTCAGCCCCTCCGGGAACTGGAGGCCGACCGTCTCGGCGTCCCGCTCGGCGACCGCCTCGGCGATCCGGTCGATCTCGTAGTCCCACTCCCGGTCGTGTCGCAGCGACAGACCGGTGTTGCGGAGGTCCCCCTCCGTCCGCTCTTGACTCATTGGGCCTCCGTATCCGCTCGGCGCGTAAAACCGCAGCGCTTTGATACTGGCCCGGTCGTCCCGGCGCGCCCGGCCGTCAGTGCGGTCCGCGGTTTCGGCAAGCCTATACCCCGCGAGCCGTAACCAGTCGGTGATGAGCATCGAGACCGAGACCGGCGAGGTCACCCCCGAGAGCCGCGTCGACGAACTCGCCGCCGAGTTCGGCGAGGCGATCACCGAGCTCCCCGTCTACCAGAAGTTCGCGGAGGCCAAGGAGCGCGTCGAGAACGACGAGGAGGCCCAGGAGAAGATCCAGGAGTTCGAGCGCATCCGCGACGAGTTCATGATGGCCCGCCAGACCGGCGAGGCCGACCAGGAGGCCATGCGGACCCTGCAGGAGGCCCAGGAGGACCTCCACTCCCTGCCCGTCATGAGCGAGTACCTCGAGGCCCAGAGCGAACTGGAACTGCGCCTCCAGGAGCTCAACGAGATCGTCTCCGACGAACTGGTCGTCGACTTCGGGCAGAAGGCGGGCGGCTGCTGCGAGGACGAGTAGCGGTTCTCGCCGCGAGCGCCACCGGCGCGAGCGGCAGTTTCACTCGCGTTTTTTCGCCGAGTGGTCCCAGACTGAACGCAGTGAGCGAGGCGACCCGAGCCATTCCGCGAGCAGGTCCGTAACGACTTAGCCGGTGCCACCGGACGCCCACGATATGGTCGATAGCGACTGGGGCGACTGGCTCGTTCGCGCGGTAGAAGACGCCGACCCGGACGGACTCGCCGTCTGGTATCTCGGCTGTAACGGATTCATCGTCAAGTCCAGCGGCGGGACGACCGCCTTCATCGATCCGTACCTGGGCATCGGCGACCCGCCGCGGACGGTCCGGATGGTCCCCGTTCCGTTCGACGCCGAGGACGTCGCGGAGGCCGACGCCGTGCTCGCGACCCACGAGCACGTCGATCACGTCCACGGGCCGAGTCAGGCGCCGATCCTGGCGAACACCGGCGCCGACTTCTACAGTGCCGACGCCGGCCTCGACGTCGTCGACGAGGAGGCCTGGACGGAGGAGTGGGACGTCGACGCGGGCCAGCTCAACGAGGTCGAGGAGGGCGACGAGTTCGAGGTCGGCGACCTGACGATCCACGTCGAGCCGGCCAACGACCCCGATGCCGAGCACCCGGTGTCGTACGTCATCGAGCACGGCGACACCACGTTCTTCCACGGCGGTGACGCGCGCCCGGGCGACTTCGAGCCCGTCGGCGAAAAGTACGACGTCGACGTCGGGGTCCTCGCGTTCGGCACGGTCGGGATGATCGACGACAAGGAGACCGGCGAACCCCAGCGGACGCGCTGGTACAGCGACGAGAACATGATCGTCGAGGCGGCCAACGAGCTACAGCTCGACACGCTCGTCCCGACCCACTGGGACATGTGGAAGGGGATGACTACCGACCCGACCGTCCTCCACAACCACGCGCGCTCGTTCCCCTATCCCGAGGACCTCGAGATCCTGCAGATAGGTGACAGAACGGACTGCTGAGCGGCCGTAATCTATCATTTAGCTAGTAGTACGTATCTTTAATACCGTCCGTACTTGCTGTAGGGGTATGAGCGACTCACAGGCGTACGAGGAGGTGACCGTGGCCTCGGACGGGGTGACCGTGACGAAGCGGTACGAGGCCGACGAGTTCCCCGTCCCGGCCATCGCGTTCAACTTCAGGTCGGAGCGGGGTGAGCCCGTGACGGTCCATCTCTCCGACGTGGTGCCGGAGGACGTGGCCGTGGAGGACCTGGGCTTTCACCCGGAGTACGGCAGCGAGTTCTGGACCATCGACGACGACGAGATCTCCTTCGAGCGCGAGATCGAGCCGGATTCCGAGTACACGACCGTCTACGGCATCCGTGCGACGGGGACGGACAACGTCAAGCAGTTCCTCACCGAGCCGACCCTCGAGTCGGTCGACCCGCCCCTGGAGGACGACGAGGGCGAGCTCGTCGGCGACGGGACCGACGCGGTCAAGGACGTCATCTCCGGCGACGCCGACAGCGTCCCCGGGCTGGACGACGTCGACGACGAGGACATCGAGACGCTGGACCTGAAAGATCCCAACGGCGAGGGCGGCCAGCGCTCCAACGGACAGGCCGAGGCGAGCGGGGACGCCGGACAGGCGTCCGCCGCGGCGGCCGCCAGCGGGAGCGTGGTCGAGGCGATGGCCGAGGAGATTCGTAACCAGAACGTCGACAAGGAGGACGTCGAACTGCTCCGGAAGGCGCTGGACCTCGCCGGCGAGGAGACCGGCGGCAGCGTCCAGGCCCGCGTCGAGAAGCTCCAGACCGACGTCAGCGAGGTGCTCGCCTACACCGACGCCCTCGAGGAGTTCCTCGACGAGAACGGCACCGGCGACCAGATGCTCGAGGAGTTCCGCGAGGAGGTCGAGTCCTTCGAGTCCGACCTCGAGGAGTTCCGTTCGACCGTCTCGGACAACGAGGAGGCCCTCTCGGAGCTGTCGAGCGACGTCGAGACCGTCGTGAGCGAGGTCGACGACGTGGGGTCGCAGGTCGAGTCCGTCGAATCGCAGGTCGGCGACGTGGAGTCCCAGGTCGACGACGTCGACTCGCAGGTCGACGACCTGGCGGCGCAGGTCGAGGACTACGAGTCCGAACTCGAAGAGCTGCGCGAGCAGGCCACGAGCGAGGACGTCGAGGGGCGCCTCGAGGAGATCAGCGAGGACATCGAGGAGCTCCAGGAGTGGCGCGAGCAGCTGTCGTCGGTCATCGGCGGCGGCGAGTAGCGGAAACCGGGTCGGTTTTACCGTCGGCGGCCGTCTCCACGCCCCATGACGACGATCAGCGTGGCCGTTCCCCGAAAGGGGCGGCCCCTCGAGGCCGTCCTGGAGCGGCTGGCGTCGCGGGCCGACGCGACCGAGGTGGCCGACGACGTCATCTCGACGCTGCAGTACGAGAAGGCCGTCACCAAGGACGAGACCGACGCCGACAGCGACGTCTACGAGCGCCTGGCCGAGTACAGCGACCTCGCCGCGCCGACCGAACCGGAGTTCACGCTGTTGCGCGACGACCGCGAGGGCAAGCCCCGCCGCGTCGTCTTCGACAGCCTCACCGTCTCCGTCGACGGCGTCGACGTCAGGCTGGTCGGTCGCGAGGAGCCGTTCCGCGCCCTCCGCAAGCACGAGTTCGCGCTGGGGTTCGACGCCGCCGACCTCGTGCTGGAGGAGGTCGTCCAGCTCCGGGGCGAGCCCCTGACCGACGTCGCGTCGATCAACGAGCGCATCGACCCGCTGGACACCGACGTCCGGGTCGTCACCGGGATGGGCGACACGGTCCACCACACCCTGCTGGCGATGCCCGGGGTGGCCGACTCTATCGACGCCGGCCTGAACCGCGAGTTCGTCGACGCTTACGAGGGCCCGCTGTGCATCTCCCCGCGCTACGAGCGGCTCGTCTCCGCGGTGATCGGGACCGACGCGCTGGAGGGGATCACCTTCACCTACCCCGAGGAGGGCCAGGAGGAGGAGGCCGCCATCGCCGAGACGGGACTGGGCGTCTACCTCACCGTCTCGGGCTCGACGGCCCGCGAACACGGCCTGCTCGTCGGCGACGCGCTGTTCCCCAGCGAGACGGTGCTGCTGGAGAACAGCGCCGAGGCCGACGGCGCCGCCGAGCGGATCAGGGACATCTTCGTCGGCGAGGCCGAGACGGCGCTGTCGATCCAGTAGCGTCGCCGGCTCCGGACCCGGCCCCGCCAGTAACACCGGCGCCACCCGGTGACGCGACTGGCAGGGAGAACATAAGACGCCCGAGGCCGTACGGTGTGGTACGATCCGGTTCTCCGGTCGCCGATCGAGGAGAGCCGGCCACACCCCACTCATGCAAGTGAACGGACTCCACCACGTGACGGCCGTCGCCGGCGAGCCGGCCCGGAACCTGACCTTTTACGCCGACGTTCTCGGGCTCCGGTTCGTCAAGCGGACGGTCAACTTCGACGATCCGACGACGTACCACCTCTACTACGGCGACGAGACGGGCGAACCCGGGACGGTGCTGACCTTCTTCCCGTTCGGGACGACCCGACAGGGCCAGCCCGGTCGCGGGCAGGCGACGCGGACCGCGTTCGTCGTCCCCGAGGGCTCGCTCGAGTACTGGCGCGACCGCTTCGCCGAGCACGGCGTCGAGCACGACGACCCGACCGAGCGCTTCGACGAGCGCGTCCTCCGGTTCGAGGACCCCGACGGCCAGCCGCTGGCGCTGGTCACCGGCGAGAGCGACGTAGCGCCCTGGGGCGACGGACCCGTCCCCGAGGAGCACGCTATCCGGGGCTTCCACGGCGTCGAACTGACCTCGGCGGACGTCGACGCGACCGCGGAGGTCCTCGACGTACTGGGCTACGAGCGCGTCGCGGAGGCCGAGGACCGCGTCCGCTACGCCGTCGGCGGCGACCGCGCGACCGTGATCGACCTCGTCACGGGCGATAGCCGGGCGGCACGGCCCGGCGCCGGGACGGTCCACCACGTCGCGTTCCGCGCCGCGGACGAGGACGAACAGGACGCGTGGCGAGAGCGCCTGCAGGAGGCCGGCCAGCGCGTCACCCAGCGGAAGGACAGGCAGTACTTCCAGTCGGTCTACTTCCGCGAGCCCGGCGGGATACTCTTCGAGATCGCCACGGACGGACCCGGGTTCACCCGCGACGAGTCCGTCGACGAACTCGGGTCTGACCTGAAGCTCCCGCCGTGGCTGGAAGACGATCGGGAGGTCATCGAGGCGAACCTGGACCCGCTCGACCCGCCTGCTGAGGCGGAGGGCGGAGAATCGAGCGCCGACGTGGAAGCAGAGGCGGAGGGGATCTGAGATGGTCGACGGACCCCACGCCGGCCAGCCCGTCCGGACGGCCGGCGCCGACCTGGACGACGCGGACGCGGCGGTCGTCGCGGTCCACGGCCGCGGCGCGCGCGCCGAGTCGGTCCTCTCGCTGTCCGGGGAGTTCGACGTCGACGGCGTCGCCTACCTCGGGCCACAGGCGGCACGCAACACCTGGTACCCCAACCGGTTCGTCGCGCCCATCGAGGACAACGAGCCGCACCTCTCCTCGGCGCTGTCGTTCGTCGACGAGACGGTCCAGCGGGCCGTCGAAGCCGGGATCTCCCGGGAGCGGATCGTCCTGCTGGGCTTCTCGCAGGGGGCCTGCCTCGCGAGCGAGTACGTCGCGCGCAACCCCCGCCGCTGGGGCGGGCTCGCGGCGTTCAGCGGCGGTCTGATTGGCCCGCCGGGCACCGAGTTCGAGTACGACGGCGACCTCGACGGGACGTCGGCCTTCGTCGGCTGCAGCGACTCGGACCCGCACATCCCCGAGGAGCGCGTCCACGAGACGACCGAGGCGCTGGAGGCCCTCGGCGCGGACGTCACCGAGCGGCTCTACCCGGGCATGGGCCACACGATCAACCAGGACGAGACCGAGTTCGTGGCCGGCATGCTCGCCGATCTGGTGTAGAACCGGCTCCGTCCGCGGCCGTTAGATCTGGAGTTCGGGCTCGAGATCCGTCGAGACGGCGTTCTCGATGATCGTCTTGTGGGCCCGGCGGATGCGCTCGGAGAGCGCCTGGTGGGAGACGTCGAACTCCTCGGCCAGCTCCTGCAGCGTCGTCTCGCGGGGGATGTCGTAGAACCCCGACTCCAGCATCCGCTCCAAGATCTCGTGTTGCTCGGCGCTGAGGCCGTACCGTTCCCGGCCCGTCGAGGAGGTCAGGTCGTGGATGGTCTCGATCTCGAAGTTGACGCCGAAGGCGTGACAGCAGTCGTAGGTCGTGGACACGCACTCACGGCGGGGGTACATGACTCGCAGGCGCCACCGGCCGTCGCGGGCCAGCGCCCGGAGGACCGTGTTGTTGCCCTCGAACAGGACGTTCAGCAGGATCCGCGTCCTGGCGTCCCAGTCGATCTGGAACAGGCTCCGGCCCTCGAGCGTGTCCAGTTGCTCGACGTCGGCGACGCTCTCGTCCTCGCGCATCGCCTCGAGGAGCCGGTCGGGGTCTCCGTCCCGGACGATCAGCAGCGGCATGACCTCGTCCGCCCCGGCGTCGACCGTCCTGACCGCCTCGAACTCGGCGTCCGGGACGGCCGCGAGGGTCTCCTCGAGACCCACCTGATCGGCCGGGACCGACGCCTCGATGATCGTGCTCATCGGTGCACCGTCTCACCGGGCGCCCTCGCGCCCGCCGTCGGTCGGTTTCCGCCGCCCGAGCGCCTGCCTGTCGACGTCGATGTCACGCTCTGTCGCAGCACGTCTCCCACTGGTGGCCTCGGCCACTTTGTTATAGTTCAGGTGTCCAGGGAAACGTCGCGTTACGCGGCCGACGCGTCCGAACCCGTCGCGTAAGGCGGTCCTTCCGGACGCGGCGCTCCCGCCGCTCGTCGACAACCGGCCACCTAACTGGCTTTCGCCTGCCGGGAGAACCGGCTTCCCCGTTCCCGACCTACGAGGTCGTATGCCGAACGAAGGCGACGACGACGGGACCGGCGACGAGGACACCCGCGAGCTGGGCGTCGACATCGGATCCCTCGATTCAGCCCTCGAGTCACACGAGTACCCCACGACCGTGGACGAGCTGATCGAAGAGTTCGGCGACCACGAGATCGAGCTCCCCGGCGGCGAGACGACGGTCGAGGAGGTGCTGGACACCCAGAGCGGCGAGGAGTTCGAGTCGGCCGACGGCGTCAAGCAGCGCATCCTCAACGACGTCGGGGCCGAGGCCGTCGGCCGCGAGGGGTACAGCGACCGCGGCGGCTCCAACGAGGGGGAGTCCGGCGGCGACCCGCAGTCGCTGTGAGTGACTGACGCCCCGTCCGTTCGTCCCTTCCTCGCATGCGACCCCTGCAACTGCAAGCGGCCTGTTCCGGGAACGAGCCGTGAGCGTCGCTGACCGAATGCGACGGGCCGGCGCGTCGATCCGTAAACTCGGCGGGCGTCTGCCGTCCCGGTCGACGACGTCGGGACCCGTTCACTGGTTCCTGCTCTCGGGGAATCGCCACGCCGTCACCGCCGCCCTCTTCACGGTCATGTTCGGGAGCATCTTGGTGGTCGGGACGGTCTGGTCCTTCGAGATGCAGCAGGTCCTGACCGAGACGGAGTCCGTCCAGACCATCCTGAACACGCTGCTGTCCGGGATCATCCTGCTCGTGTCCATCGTCGTCTCGATCAACTCCGTCGTGCTCTCCTACGACCTGGCCTCGATCGGCCAGCAGCGCGAGCGCATCGAGAAGGCGGTGCGGTTCCGCTACGACCTGGGCGACTACGCCGACCCGGGCTCGAAACCGACGAACCCGGGCATCTTCCTCGACGCGATCCTGGCGGCGGTCGACGAGAGCGCGTCGGACCTCCAGTCCGCCCTCGAGGACGCCCCCGACGACGACCTCTACCGCGAGACCGCGTCCTTCGCCGCCGAGGTCCAGGAGAGCGTGACGCAGTTCAACGAGCGACACGACCGCGACGACGCGGACGAGCTGGAGGTCCTCTGGGCCGGTCTGGAGTTCGACTACACCGCGCACATGGACCGATCGCAGGACCTCCAGGTGCGCTACGCCGAGAGCGGGGACGACGAGATAGCGTCCCGGCTCGACGCCCTCGTCGATCTCTTCGAGCTGTTCGCGACCGGCAAGGAGTACTTCAAGACGCTCTACTACAGCCGCGAGTTCTCGACGCTGTCCCGGACGCTCATCTCGGTGTCCCTCCCGGCCATCGTGGTCAACGCCACGTCGATCCTCGCCATCGACGCCGGCCTGTTGCCCGACGTGTGGCTCCTGGGGCTCCCGCCGCTGTTGACCTTCGTCGCGACGATGTTCGCCGTCTCCTTGCTGCCGTTCCTCGTGCTGACCTCGTTCACGCTCCGGGCGGCGACCGTCGCGAGGAAGACCGTCGCCGCGGGCCCGTTCGTCCTCGAAGCGTAGCCGTCCGACCCGCCGTGGCCGGCTACGTGCCCGCCGTCAGGGTGTCGGTCCGCGACGGATCGACGGTCAGCGTCGCCACGTCGGCCCGCAGCCAGTCCGCGGCGGCCAGCCGCAGGTCCCGGGCTCGCGACTCCGAGACGGTCGGCGGCCCGGTGATCTGGTCCGCCAGGGGGCTGTACGCCGACGGGTCCAGCCCCATCCGGCGCAGGTAGCGACGCACCGGCGGCGCGTCCGGGCCGCGCTCGATGGCCAGCGTGACCAGTTCGTC of the Halomicrobium salinisoli genome contains:
- a CDS encoding ring-cleaving dioxygenase, which translates into the protein MQVNGLHHVTAVAGEPARNLTFYADVLGLRFVKRTVNFDDPTTYHLYYGDETGEPGTVLTFFPFGTTRQGQPGRGQATRTAFVVPEGSLEYWRDRFAEHGVEHDDPTERFDERVLRFEDPDGQPLALVTGESDVAPWGDGPVPEEHAIRGFHGVELTSADVDATAEVLDVLGYERVAEAEDRVRYAVGGDRATVIDLVTGDSRAARPGAGTVHHVAFRAADEDEQDAWRERLQEAGQRVTQRKDRQYFQSVYFREPGGILFEIATDGPGFTRDESVDELGSDLKLPPWLEDDREVIEANLDPLDPPAEAEGGESSADVEAEAEGI
- a CDS encoding helix-turn-helix domain-containing protein, which codes for MSTIIEASVPADQVGLEETLAAVPDAEFEAVRTVDAGADEVMPLLIVRDGDPDRLLEAMREDESVADVEQLDTLEGRSLFQIDWDARTRILLNVLFEGNNTVLRALARDGRWRLRVMYPRRECVSTTYDCCHAFGVNFEIETIHDLTSSTGRERYGLSAEQHEILERMLESGFYDIPRETTLQELAEEFDVSHQALSERIRRAHKTIIENAVSTDLEPELQI
- a CDS encoding DUF5789 family protein, giving the protein MPNEGDDDGTGDEDTRELGVDIGSLDSALESHEYPTTVDELIEEFGDHEIELPGGETTVEEVLDTQSGEEFESADGVKQRILNDVGAEAVGREGYSDRGGSNEGESGGDPQSL
- the dph2 gene encoding diphthamide biosynthesis enzyme Dph2, with amino-acid sequence MSQERTEGDLRNTGLSLRHDREWDYEIDRIAEAVAERDAETVGLQFPEGLKRRGPAVADDLREELPDGVQVMISGQPCYGACDLDTYLMRRTDVFVHFGHSPMKESEKIIYVPLFSNVDVFPIMEQAREDELAPPEEQEDVGLVTTAQHMNKFDEMKAWLEERGYTVHTRKGDDRLTHEGQVLGCNYASADVDADQVLYVGGGKFHPLGLAMEHPEKKVIIADPVNNAVHVADTEKFIKQRYASVHKAMDAETWGVIFCTKIGQGRWDQAQEIVENNENAYLITMDEVTPDRLTNFGMDAYVNTGCPRITTDDGPQFKKPMLTPQEYRIAIGEEDLEDLAFDTFHGTW
- a CDS encoding YlbF family regulator, with amino-acid sequence MSIETETGEVTPESRVDELAAEFGEAITELPVYQKFAEAKERVENDEEAQEKIQEFERIRDEFMMARQTGEADQEAMRTLQEAQEDLHSLPVMSEYLEAQSELELRLQELNEIVSDELVVDFGQKAGGCCEDE
- a CDS encoding alpha/beta hydrolase, giving the protein MVDGPHAGQPVRTAGADLDDADAAVVAVHGRGARAESVLSLSGEFDVDGVAYLGPQAARNTWYPNRFVAPIEDNEPHLSSALSFVDETVQRAVEAGISRERIVLLGFSQGACLASEYVARNPRRWGGLAAFSGGLIGPPGTEFEYDGDLDGTSAFVGCSDSDPHIPEERVHETTEALEALGADVTERLYPGMGHTINQDETEFVAGMLADLV
- a CDS encoding MBL fold metallo-hydrolase, with product MVDSDWGDWLVRAVEDADPDGLAVWYLGCNGFIVKSSGGTTAFIDPYLGIGDPPRTVRMVPVPFDAEDVAEADAVLATHEHVDHVHGPSQAPILANTGADFYSADAGLDVVDEEAWTEEWDVDAGQLNEVEEGDEFEVGDLTIHVEPANDPDAEHPVSYVIEHGDTTFFHGGDARPGDFEPVGEKYDVDVGVLAFGTVGMIDDKETGEPQRTRWYSDENMIVEAANELQLDTLVPTHWDMWKGMTTDPTVLHNHARSFPYPEDLEILQIGDRTDC